From a single Brassica napus cultivar Da-Ae chromosome C9, Da-Ae, whole genome shotgun sequence genomic region:
- the LOC111209923 gene encoding replication protein A 70 kDa DNA-binding subunit C-like — protein MAANLTAGAIAKMLSGEVTGEKEMTPILQVTEIKMIQQARRNQELSVERYKVALSDGIQSQEGMLSAASNALVKQGSIQIGSILRLTGFNCSPVRNRRIVIVNEQEIIAEKCNIIGNPLQMLTPNAQSNSVASSPQAQVAQRQAFGTATGSNQQQATRSEFNGVASLPQPQAVQRQSFGSGTGFNQQQATRTEVNSVANSSQAQVVQRPSFGTSYNQQQATRSVANSSQAQFAQRQPFVSGTSPSAGPYVSNSNNGYGSSRQEQTYYSRPPVQPQPPSMYANRSPVARNQATPMIIPIAALNPYQGRWTIKARVTSKGELKHYNKTHGDGKLFSFDLLDADGWEIRVTCFNEMVDKFFDVIVVGNVYLISKGTLKPAQKEYNHLPNDYELRLENGSTVEQCYEDDAAIPRNRFRFRYISDVENMESNSIVDLIGIVLSICPTGLIMRKSGTEVQKKALQLMDISGRSVEVTMWGNFCNAEGQILQSLCDSGAFPVLAVKAGRISEFNGKQVSTIGSSQLYVEPDFPEAREVREWYEREGRNAPCISISRVYTGAGRQDVRKVITQIKEENLGTSEKPDWITVTATISFMKVDNFCYTACPIMNGDRPCSKKVTNNGDGTWRCERCDKCVDECDYRYILQLQLQDHTGVTWATAFQEAGEEIMGMPAKDLYYLKYEEQDEEKFEDIIRKAAFTKYIFKLKIKEETYGDEQRVKATVVKAEKLDYSQDTRSLLEEIHKLRTETMNPESSNYRSSAYNSGMGTSVDVPRREFGLPAANQFSSDPRPLGGMILCGACGSNGHVFANCPSFMSEPQGQHYVSTQGRNTGRGMPRQHVGSSY, from the exons ATGGCGGCGAATCTGACGGCGGGAGCGATTGCGAAGATGCTGAGCGGAGAAGTGACGGGGGAGAAAGAGATGACGCCGATCCTGCAAGTGACGGAGATAAAGATGATCCAGCAAGCGCGGAGGAACCAGGAGCTAAGCGTGGAAAGGTACAAGGTCGCCTTGTCCGACGGGATCCAGTCGCAAGAAGGTATGCTTAGCGCTGCCTCGAACGCTCTCGTCAAGCAAGGGAGTATTCAAATCGGATCGATTCTTAGACTCACTGGATTCAACTGCAGCCCCGTGCGGAATCGAAG GATTGTTATTGTTAACGAACAAGAGATTATTGCGGAGAAATGTAATATCATTGGGAATCCTCTTCAAATGTTGACTCCTAATGCACAAAGCAATAGTGTAGCTAGTTCACCTCAAGCCCAAGTTGCTCAAAGACAAGCCTTTGGTACTGCTACTGGTTCTAACCAGCAACAGGCTACAAGGAGTGAGTTCAATGGTGTAGCCAGTTTACCTCAACCTCAAGCTGTTCAAAGACAATCCTTTGGTTCTGGTACTGGTTTTAACCAGCAACAGGCTACAAGGACTGAAGTCAATAGTGTAGCCAATTCATCTCAAGCTCAAGTTGTTCAAAGACCATCCTTTGGTACTAGTTATAACCAGCAACAGGCTACAAGGAGTGTAGCCAATTCATCACAAGCTCAATTTGCTCAAAGACAACCCTTTGTTTCTGGTACATCACCTTCTGCTGGGCCATACGTGAGCAACTCAAATAATGGTTACGGAAGCTCTAGGCAGGAGCAGACTTATTATTCTCGTCCACCGGTTCAGCCTCAACCACCATCTATGTATGCTAACAGGAGTCCAGTGGCTAGGAATCAGGCTACTCCAATGATAATTCCCATTGCTGCTCTTAACCCTTACCAGGGTCGGTGGACTATTAAGGCTAGGGTCACGAGTAAAGGAGAGCTTAAGCATTATAATAAGACCCATGGGGATGGGAAGCTATTCAGTTTTGATCTCCTTGATGCTGACGGTTGGGAGATTCGTGTTACTTGTTTCAACGAGATGGTTGATAAGTTCTTTGACGTGATTGTTGTTGGTAACGTTTATCTGATCTCAAAGGGAACTTTGAAGCCTGCTCAGAAAGAGTATAATCATCTCCCTAATGACTATGAATTACGGTTAGAGAATGGGTCAACTGTAGAGCAATGCTATGAGGATGATGCGGCCATTCCGCGGAATAGATTCCGTTTCCGTTACATAAGTGATGTTGAGAACATGGAGAGCAATAGTATCGTTGATCTTATTGGTATTGTGTTGTCCATCTGTCCGACTGGCTTGATTATGCGGAAGAGCGGAACTGAGGTGCAGAAGAAGGCACTTCAGTTGATGGATATCTCAGGGAGAAGCGTTGAAGTAACTATGTGGGGTAACTTCTGCAACGCAGAAGGACAGATACTGCAAAGTCTTTGTGACTCTGGTGCATTCCCGGTTCTTGCTGTGAAGGCGGGTAGGATCAGTGAGTTTAACGGGAAGCAAGTGAGCACCATTGGATCAAGTCAACTCTACGTAGAACCAGATTTCCCTGAAGCAAGAGAAGTGAGGGAGTGGTATGAGAGAGAAGGACGTAACGCTCCATGTATCTCGATATCTAGAGTTTATACCGGCGCTGGCAGACAAGATGTTCGCAAGGTGATCACTCAAATCAAGGAAGAGAATCTAGGGACCTCAGAGAAGCCAGACTGGATCACAGTCACTGCCACCATTTCATTCATGAAGGTTGACAATTTCTGCTACACAGCTTGTCCCATCATGAACGGAGATCGTCCATGCAGCAAAAAGGTTACTAATAACGGAGACGGGACTTGGCGGTGCGAGAGATGTGACAAATGCGTGGATGAATGTGACTATAGGTATATATTGCAGCTACAGTTACAGGACCATACGGGAGTAACCTGGGCCACAGCATTTCAGGAAGCTGGTGAGGAGATAATGGGAATGCCTGCGAAAGATTTGTATTATCTGAAGTATGAGGAACAGGATGAGGAGAAGTTTGAAGACATCATCCGCAAGGCtgctttcaccaagtacatctTCAAGCTGAAGATTAAAGAAGAAACTTATGGTGACGAACAGCGTGTGAAAGCAACGGTTGTGAAAGCTGAGAAGCTGGACTACTCTCAAGATACCAGGTCCCTCCTAGAGGAAATACATAAACTCAGAACGGAAACTATGAACCCAGAGAGTTCCAACTACAGGTCTAGTGCATATAACTCAGGTATGGGAACCTCAGTGGACGTGCCACGCAGAGAATTTGGGTTACCTGCAGCAAATCAATTCAGTAGCGACCCAAGACCTCTAGGCGGTATGATTTTGTGTGGCGCATGTGGGAGTAATGGTCATGTTTTTGCTAACTGCCCAAGCTTTATGAGTGAGCCACAAGGACAACACTATGTGAGCACACAGGGGA